Proteins found in one Pyxidicoccus trucidator genomic segment:
- the mraZ gene encoding division/cell wall cluster transcriptional repressor MraZ yields the protein MFRGVYEHQIDAKGRTSLPAKLRETLVGAYDERLIITTALDRCLHAYPVREWEALEASLARRNPMEPGVKTLMRLYVASAQECPLDKLGRLLIPPTLRSYAGLEKDVVWAGMVKVIELWSREGWAKAQEEARQEATSADVMKVLSELRQQ from the coding sequence GTGTTCCGAGGCGTCTATGAGCACCAGATCGACGCGAAGGGGCGGACGAGCCTCCCGGCGAAGCTCCGGGAAACGCTGGTGGGCGCCTATGACGAGCGACTCATCATCACCACCGCGCTCGACAGGTGCCTCCATGCCTACCCGGTGCGGGAGTGGGAGGCGCTGGAGGCTTCCCTGGCCCGGCGCAACCCGATGGAGCCGGGGGTGAAGACGCTGATGCGCCTGTACGTGGCCAGCGCGCAGGAGTGCCCGCTGGACAAGCTGGGGCGCCTCCTCATCCCCCCCACGCTGCGCTCCTACGCCGGGCTGGAGAAGGACGTGGTGTGGGCGGGCATGGTGAAGGTCATCGAGCTGTGGAGTCGCGAAGGCTGGGCGAAGGCGCAGGAGGAGGCCCGCCAGGAGGCGACCTCCGCGGATGTGATGAAGGTGCTGTCGGAGCTGCGCCAGCAGTAG
- a CDS encoding type VI immunity family protein, whose product MKYPRFRYSNTFHADAASDALIMCFYMKEAHKRIAPDVVRAIEVFRERIRPVTLDWYIDHDAQTHPLDDKQWEGIRREMLGPDENFCPRFAGTPEGASGLYVDYRGLGIPLPWPERQHDACGLFLRLPTEYLEEQGPDHVRELACEVASVLPFNSGFVDLGFCEEHPVGEAVNAVWKRYRGLHMSWEGPKLDMDTHVDGVHWMNFLGPPVLGKLGGISGLREHLTLPGISIQELSGDRALITLGDAPNPGDVEAGETLPMHRALARLLEPHLYRNSRPLGRMTPEDMRRWERRFLD is encoded by the coding sequence ATGAAATACCCGAGGTTTCGATACTCGAATACGTTTCACGCCGATGCCGCGAGTGACGCCTTGATCATGTGTTTCTATATGAAGGAGGCTCACAAGCGGATTGCGCCGGATGTTGTGCGTGCAATCGAGGTGTTTCGTGAGCGAATACGTCCTGTCACGCTCGATTGGTACATCGACCACGATGCTCAAACGCATCCACTCGACGACAAGCAGTGGGAGGGCATCCGGCGAGAGATGCTGGGACCGGATGAGAACTTCTGTCCCCGGTTCGCCGGAACCCCTGAAGGCGCGAGCGGGCTCTATGTGGATTATCGAGGTTTGGGAATCCCGCTCCCGTGGCCAGAGCGGCAGCATGATGCATGTGGCTTGTTCCTGCGGCTGCCCACGGAATATCTGGAAGAACAAGGTCCAGACCACGTTCGTGAGCTGGCGTGCGAGGTGGCCAGCGTGCTCCCCTTCAACTCGGGGTTCGTGGACCTGGGCTTCTGCGAAGAACATCCGGTTGGAGAGGCCGTCAACGCTGTCTGGAAACGGTACCGAGGACTGCATATGTCCTGGGAGGGCCCCAAGCTCGACATGGACACCCACGTCGACGGCGTCCACTGGATGAATTTCCTCGGCCCCCCCGTGCTCGGGAAGCTTGGGGGCATCTCCGGCCTGCGCGAGCACCTGACCCTGCCCGGCATCTCCATCCAGGAGCTCAGCGGCGACCGCGCCCTCATCACCCTGGGCGACGCACCCAACCCCGGTGACGTGGAAGCGGGCGAGACGCTCCCCATGCACCGTGCGCTCGCACGGCTCCTCGAGCCCCACCTCTACCGGAACAGCAGGCCGCTCGGCCGGATGACTCCAGAAGACATGCGCCGCTGGGAGCGCCGCTTCCTGGACTGA
- a CDS encoding phosphatase domain-containing protein, whose translation MKSFACPLGLVLLLTTSTPALAAPSVLLAPALGRPEGVLLQGRVLKEAPSGGSTALSRNVRRLTATNWEGARVEVSFQGVVATVKSGHDGNFEVNLLPPEGQRFPTGTAQAEAKVEGAAATAPVEVIPDSAPLLVVSDFDDTVAVTNVTSPVKLVESALLKDSDTQAVVPGMAAFYGCMKQPTAPAFALVSGSPVQYLPRIRKFLDRHGFPTGFGLYLRDIGPTTLSGYKQPAIRRLLQQFSQPVVLVGDSGEKDPEVYAQIRDEFPGRVKAIYIRDAGRTEEASRFKDMVLFKESGAAAVHAASAGLADAACVAAAFPKSAPVPAVLPAATVKQTPP comes from the coding sequence TTGAAATCGTTCGCTTGCCCTTTAGGGCTGGTCCTACTCCTCACCACATCGACCCCTGCGCTGGCGGCGCCTTCGGTGCTGCTGGCGCCCGCGCTGGGTCGGCCGGAGGGGGTACTCCTCCAGGGCCGGGTGTTGAAAGAGGCACCTTCGGGGGGCAGCACGGCACTCTCCCGCAACGTCCGGAGGCTGACAGCGACCAACTGGGAAGGGGCCCGGGTGGAGGTGTCCTTCCAGGGCGTGGTGGCCACGGTGAAGAGCGGGCACGACGGCAACTTCGAGGTGAACCTGCTGCCGCCCGAGGGCCAGCGCTTCCCGACAGGGACGGCGCAGGCGGAGGCGAAGGTGGAGGGCGCGGCGGCGACGGCGCCGGTGGAAGTCATCCCGGACTCCGCTCCGCTGCTGGTGGTGTCCGACTTCGACGACACCGTGGCGGTGACGAACGTGACGAGCCCGGTGAAGCTGGTGGAGTCGGCGCTGCTGAAGGACTCGGATACGCAGGCGGTGGTGCCGGGCATGGCGGCGTTCTACGGGTGCATGAAGCAGCCGACGGCGCCGGCCTTCGCGCTGGTGAGTGGCTCGCCCGTCCAGTACCTGCCGCGCATCCGGAAGTTCCTGGACCGCCATGGCTTCCCGACGGGCTTCGGGCTGTACCTGCGGGACATCGGTCCGACGACGCTGTCCGGGTACAAGCAGCCCGCCATCCGCCGCCTGCTCCAGCAATTCTCCCAGCCGGTGGTGCTGGTGGGGGACTCGGGAGAGAAGGACCCGGAGGTGTACGCGCAGATTCGCGACGAGTTCCCCGGGCGGGTGAAGGCCATCTACATCCGCGACGCCGGGCGCACCGAGGAGGCGAGCCGCTTCAAGGACATGGTCCTCTTCAAGGAGTCGGGTGCCGCGGCCGTGCATGCCGCGAGCGCCGGGCTGGCGGATGCTGCCTGCGTGGCTGCTGCCTTTCCGAAGAGCGCGCCCGTGCCCGCCGTCCTGCCCGCCGCCACCGTGAAGCAGACGCCTCCGTGA
- a CDS encoding STAS domain-containing protein, translating into MNQVLEVRRGAGAAVATGRVETLMLEGELSEQDLLQLCDDLTRKLHRGVRQVVLDFADVGHLNYRGVKPLMARADAFRRTGGDLKLSGLSPYLAAIFRAAGAHDSFEIYPHMNDARAAFALARAPFV; encoded by the coding sequence ATGAACCAGGTTCTGGAGGTGCGGCGAGGGGCGGGCGCGGCGGTGGCCACCGGGCGCGTGGAGACGCTCATGCTCGAGGGCGAGCTGAGCGAGCAGGACCTGCTTCAGCTCTGTGACGACCTCACCCGGAAGCTGCACCGTGGCGTGCGCCAGGTGGTGCTGGACTTCGCCGACGTGGGGCACCTGAACTACCGGGGCGTCAAGCCGCTCATGGCCCGCGCGGACGCCTTCCGCCGCACCGGTGGGGACTTGAAGCTGTCCGGCCTGTCGCCGTACCTGGCCGCCATCTTCCGGGCGGCCGGCGCGCACGACTCCTTCGAAATCTACCCGCACATGAACGACGCCCGGGCGGCCTTCGCGCTCGCGCGGGCCCCGTTCGTCTGA
- a CDS encoding acyl-CoA dehydrogenase family protein — translation MVAVLEPAPSKEIPTGGAFLFQEVGATRIGTPETFAEDQRLFFKTALQFSREQVLPNAERIEAKDNALLRQLLSQAGELGLLSVDIPEAYGGTGLDKTTSLLLAEAMSLNGAWSVTFGAHTGIGTLPIVWFGNAAQKQKYLPKLATGEWVAAYALTEQGSGSDALGAKTKAVRSPDGKHWILNGSKLYITNAAFADVFIVFAKVDGDKFTGFIVEKDTPGLTVGPEEHKMGIRGSSTCPLYFEDARVPVENQLGEVGKGHKIAFNILNYGRLKLGAGVLGGMKLQLHNALRFTQERKQFGTPIVQFPLSREKLARMAALIHAVESMTYRTAGLVDARLAGRDKSAPDYEAHLLAAVEEYAIESSIMKVHGSESLGSLVDDAVQLHGGAGYIEEYPVERAYRDARINRIFEGTNEINRMLIVGMLLKRAVKGDLPLFAVAGNVAEELSRGERPRARGEDALAPQEVAAESAKRLALHGLRIAAETFGTDLEKHQEVLAALSDVVMDAFALDSMVTRTRQAASQGKLDPVRVALTRLYALDAVPRAFDRTRRALCATLQGDALDTELKRLATLDVFTPYNPAELRETVVAALESAGGYPLSAE, via the coding sequence ATGGTCGCCGTACTCGAGCCCGCCCCATCGAAGGAGATTCCCACCGGCGGCGCGTTCCTCTTCCAGGAGGTTGGCGCCACCCGCATCGGCACCCCGGAGACCTTCGCCGAGGACCAGCGCCTCTTCTTCAAGACGGCCCTCCAGTTCTCCCGCGAGCAGGTGCTCCCCAACGCCGAGCGCATCGAAGCCAAGGACAACGCCCTTTTGCGCCAGCTCCTGAGCCAGGCCGGTGAGCTGGGCCTCTTGAGCGTGGACATCCCCGAGGCCTACGGCGGCACCGGGCTCGACAAGACCACGTCCCTGCTGCTCGCCGAGGCGATGAGCCTCAACGGCGCCTGGTCCGTGACGTTCGGCGCCCACACCGGCATCGGCACGCTGCCCATCGTCTGGTTCGGCAACGCCGCCCAGAAGCAGAAGTACCTCCCCAAGCTGGCCACCGGCGAGTGGGTGGCCGCCTACGCCCTCACGGAGCAGGGCAGCGGCAGCGACGCGCTGGGCGCGAAGACGAAGGCGGTGCGCTCGCCGGACGGCAAGCACTGGATTCTCAACGGCTCCAAGCTCTACATCACCAACGCGGCCTTCGCGGACGTGTTCATCGTCTTCGCCAAGGTGGACGGCGACAAGTTCACCGGCTTCATCGTGGAGAAGGACACCCCCGGCCTCACCGTGGGCCCGGAGGAGCACAAGATGGGCATCCGCGGCTCGTCCACGTGTCCCCTCTACTTCGAGGACGCGCGCGTGCCGGTGGAGAACCAGCTCGGCGAGGTCGGCAAGGGCCACAAGATTGCCTTCAACATCCTCAACTACGGCCGCCTCAAGCTGGGCGCGGGCGTGCTGGGGGGCATGAAGCTCCAGCTCCACAACGCGCTGCGCTTCACGCAGGAGCGCAAGCAGTTCGGCACCCCCATCGTCCAGTTCCCCCTGTCGCGCGAGAAGCTGGCCCGCATGGCCGCGCTCATCCACGCGGTGGAGAGCATGACGTACCGCACCGCGGGCCTCGTCGACGCGCGCCTCGCCGGACGGGACAAGTCGGCCCCGGACTACGAGGCGCACCTGCTCGCCGCCGTGGAGGAGTACGCGATTGAGTCCTCCATCATGAAGGTGCATGGCTCCGAGTCGCTCGGCAGCCTCGTGGACGACGCCGTGCAGCTCCACGGCGGCGCCGGCTACATCGAGGAGTACCCGGTGGAGCGCGCGTACCGCGACGCGCGCATCAACCGCATCTTCGAGGGCACCAACGAAATCAACCGCATGCTCATCGTCGGCATGCTGCTCAAGCGCGCGGTGAAGGGCGACCTGCCGCTGTTCGCCGTGGCCGGCAACGTGGCGGAGGAGCTGTCCCGCGGCGAGCGGCCCCGCGCGCGCGGCGAGGACGCGCTGGCCCCTCAGGAGGTGGCCGCCGAGTCCGCCAAGCGCCTCGCCCTGCACGGCCTGCGCATCGCCGCGGAGACGTTCGGCACGGACCTGGAGAAGCACCAGGAGGTGCTCGCCGCGCTGTCGGACGTGGTGATGGACGCCTTCGCCCTGGACTCCATGGTGACGCGCACGCGCCAGGCCGCGAGCCAGGGGAAGCTGGACCCGGTGCGCGTGGCGCTGACCCGGCTGTACGCGCTGGACGCCGTCCCCCGCGCCTTCGACAGGACGCGCCGCGCGCTGTGCGCCACGCTCCAGGGGGACGCGCTGGACACGGAGCTGAAGCGCCTGGCCACGCTGGACGTCTTCACGCCGTACAACCCCGCGGAGCTGCGCGAGACGGTGGTGGCGGCGCTGGAGTCCGCGGGCGGCTACCCGCTCAGCGCGGAGTAG
- the ftsL gene encoding cell division protein FtsL — translation MSKATSRTASSMRGSVSVTGVLLHLLPAVLLFALFTGVGILHVTSRVLVVDMGYRLSRAEAESRTLTRENDRLKLELATLKAPARLERVAREQLGMAMPKGGAVVSLAADKAVREKARADARGAEQPGARVAGRDAAGAVR, via the coding sequence ATGAGCAAGGCGACGTCCAGGACTGCTTCTTCGATGCGTGGCTCGGTCTCCGTGACGGGCGTGCTGCTGCACCTCTTGCCGGCCGTCCTCCTCTTCGCCCTCTTCACCGGCGTGGGCATCCTCCACGTCACCAGCCGCGTGCTGGTGGTGGACATGGGCTACCGCCTGTCGCGGGCGGAGGCGGAGAGCCGCACCCTCACGCGGGAGAACGACAGGCTGAAGCTGGAGCTGGCCACCCTCAAGGCCCCGGCGCGGCTGGAGCGCGTGGCGCGCGAGCAGCTCGGCATGGCCATGCCCAAGGGCGGCGCGGTGGTGTCGCTGGCCGCGGACAAGGCCGTCCGTGAGAAGGCCCGGGCGGACGCGCGCGGGGCCGAGCAGCCCGGCGCGCGCGTGGCGGGGCGTGACGCGGCGGGGGCGGTGCGGTGA
- the rsmH gene encoding 16S rRNA (cytosine(1402)-N(4))-methyltransferase RsmH produces MEALDFQHQTVLLREAVDLLQPGVGTVIIDGTLGGGGHTEALLARGATVVGVDRDPVALAAATSRVGNNPRFQPREGNFADLLRVASDVLPVDGVLVDLGVSSPQLDVAERGFSFMKEGPLDMRMGADGPTAAELIASMDERELAHILKEYGEEPFARPIARELKRSLPTRTLEAAEAVKRAVPRKAWPNRIHVATRTFQALRMAVNGELEALDALLAAIPGLLKVGGRAAIIAFHSLEDRKVKEAFRDLVGRCTCPPGLPVCACGYSGAFALVTRKAVAASDEEVEANPRSRSAHLRVVEKLR; encoded by the coding sequence GTGGAGGCCTTGGACTTCCAGCACCAGACGGTCCTCCTGCGGGAAGCAGTGGACTTGCTCCAACCGGGAGTGGGGACGGTGATCATCGACGGCACACTGGGCGGCGGTGGCCACACGGAGGCGCTCCTGGCCCGGGGCGCCACCGTGGTGGGCGTGGACCGCGACCCGGTGGCGCTCGCCGCGGCCACCTCGCGCGTGGGCAACAACCCGCGCTTCCAGCCCCGCGAGGGCAACTTCGCGGACCTGCTCCGCGTGGCCTCGGACGTGCTCCCGGTGGACGGGGTGCTGGTGGACCTGGGCGTCTCCTCCCCGCAGCTCGACGTGGCCGAGCGTGGCTTCTCCTTCATGAAGGAGGGCCCGCTGGACATGCGCATGGGCGCGGACGGCCCCACCGCCGCGGAGCTCATCGCCTCCATGGATGAGCGGGAGCTGGCCCACATCCTCAAGGAGTACGGCGAGGAGCCCTTCGCGCGCCCCATCGCCCGCGAGCTGAAGCGCTCGCTGCCCACGCGCACGCTGGAGGCCGCCGAGGCCGTGAAGCGGGCGGTGCCGCGCAAGGCGTGGCCCAACCGCATCCACGTGGCCACCCGCACCTTCCAGGCGCTGCGCATGGCGGTCAACGGAGAGCTGGAGGCGCTGGACGCGCTGCTCGCCGCCATCCCCGGGCTCCTCAAGGTGGGCGGCCGCGCCGCCATCATCGCCTTCCACTCCCTGGAGGACCGGAAGGTGAAGGAGGCGTTCCGGGACCTGGTGGGCCGGTGCACCTGCCCGCCGGGCCTGCCGGTGTGCGCCTGTGGCTACTCGGGTGCCTTCGCCCTGGTGACGAGGAAGGCCGTGGCCGCCTCGGACGAAGAGGTGGAGGCCAACCCCCGCTCTCGCAGCGCGCACCTGCGCGTGGTGGAGAAACTCCGATGA
- a CDS encoding PilZ domain-containing protein → MNTNVRLKVAYKTPQSLVGEYTRSVGMGGVTLETRRSLPLGTRFTFELHAGGVPRPVEVLGEVVQVEPREAQRYLLTVRYGVSQDRTALDAMLQRIFSVQEQEGLRRFPRLPLHLRAMEAAPMSPTFLVRDISRGGVGLEVQAPALPRKVQVGAPFLLEMDLQGGPLMLHGEVVWTSSVPKKHSETVTPGFGATFGRLRPEMQQRLDALLALASLPPAPWKARVSFGMDAVARMP, encoded by the coding sequence GTGAATACGAATGTGCGACTGAAGGTGGCCTACAAGACCCCGCAGTCCTTGGTGGGGGAGTACACGCGCAGCGTCGGGATGGGGGGCGTCACGCTGGAGACGCGCCGCAGCCTTCCGCTGGGTACTCGCTTCACCTTCGAGCTGCACGCGGGGGGCGTTCCCAGGCCCGTGGAAGTGCTGGGCGAGGTGGTGCAGGTGGAGCCGCGCGAGGCGCAGCGCTACCTGCTCACCGTGCGCTACGGCGTGAGCCAGGACCGCACCGCGCTGGATGCCATGCTCCAGCGCATCTTCTCCGTCCAGGAGCAGGAAGGGCTGCGCCGCTTCCCGCGGCTGCCGCTGCACCTGCGCGCGATGGAGGCGGCGCCCATGTCCCCCACCTTCCTGGTGCGGGACATCTCCCGGGGGGGCGTGGGGCTGGAGGTGCAGGCCCCGGCGCTGCCCCGCAAGGTGCAGGTGGGCGCGCCCTTCCTCCTGGAGATGGACCTCCAGGGGGGGCCGCTGATGCTGCACGGCGAGGTGGTGTGGACCTCGTCGGTGCCGAAGAAGCACTCGGAGACGGTGACGCCGGGCTTCGGCGCCACCTTCGGGCGGCTCCGCCCGGAGATGCAGCAACGCCTGGATGCCCTGCTGGCCCTGGCGTCGCTGCCCCCCGCGCCGTGGAAGGCCCGGGTGAGCTTCGGCATGGACGCGGTGGCGCGGATGCCGTGA
- a CDS encoding serine/threonine-protein kinase yields the protein MQQPSDGLHFGKYKLLERIATGGMAEIYRARMTAAAGVTKPVVIKKILPGYAGNTAFVSMFVNEARIAAGLSHGNIAQVFDFGEVDGQYFIAMEFVDGHPLSRVLRRAREKGLYTLPQPLALLIAVEVLEGLAYAHTRLDDRGRPLHIVHRDVSPQNVLLGYEGQVKLVDFGIAKARLAGRAEAEEGEVMGKYAYFAPEQARGRELDARTDVFAAGVILYEMLCGRLPFEGKLADVLRKVALGDFPRPRDLNPDLPPALERILLTALAVEREQRYPTAEAFAEALNRHLRTAAPDVSPRARAHFMGYLFEAELVEDGRPVLLPREFLAQLTRWTQGPSERRIPREPGHLREATPLPAPSPLISVRRERTTQPIPVVAPSSESSAQEAREDTGPTTQPIPLPPAPGEPPVTAKEEPRASVPPWGIGLPRKVVVGAPVAVVLLALVAMVAMGNAGTFSVELSSTPPGATIRVDGRPLPSRTPALITHLPADAEHLLEVHVTGMVPWSQTVRAERGTTLAVHARLRPRLGPGASPSGALASKPLRAPPPQEATMPAGRLTLSAVGHAFRVPFLSAAEVKLDPTLTYAVRVEGRLSTGGPATVEQAGYFLEGTDRLPAHESFGLVGPEERLVRNASLLYVFLLDARKEDNHGSLQVRVRERNSGAVTSVRLDARAHAVKLSRADRFVLRQLDPDTTYEVVVRDSPEPARTRGFDGGPVGRVLGLYGRGDGPESSSGVLELLEVGQPVRLRGASWLQLAFPDDHLSDNTGTLLLEVSPVLPPGGPPPARAPERLFDAPAH from the coding sequence GTGCAGCAGCCTTCCGATGGGCTCCATTTCGGCAAGTACAAGCTGCTCGAGCGCATCGCGACGGGCGGGATGGCGGAGATCTACCGCGCCCGGATGACCGCCGCGGCGGGCGTCACCAAGCCCGTGGTCATCAAGAAAATCCTCCCCGGCTACGCGGGCAACACCGCCTTCGTGTCCATGTTCGTCAATGAGGCGCGCATCGCCGCAGGGCTGAGCCACGGCAACATCGCGCAGGTCTTCGACTTCGGCGAGGTGGACGGGCAGTACTTCATCGCCATGGAGTTCGTGGACGGCCACCCGCTGTCGCGCGTGCTGCGGCGCGCGCGGGAGAAGGGGCTGTACACCCTGCCGCAGCCGCTGGCGCTGCTCATCGCCGTGGAGGTGCTGGAGGGGCTGGCCTACGCGCACACCCGCCTGGACGACCGCGGGCGGCCGCTCCACATCGTCCACCGCGACGTCAGCCCGCAGAACGTGCTCCTCGGCTACGAGGGCCAGGTGAAGCTGGTGGACTTCGGCATCGCCAAGGCCCGCCTGGCCGGCCGCGCCGAGGCGGAAGAGGGCGAGGTCATGGGCAAGTACGCCTACTTCGCTCCGGAGCAGGCCCGCGGCCGGGAGCTGGACGCGCGCACGGACGTCTTCGCGGCGGGCGTCATCCTCTATGAGATGCTCTGCGGCCGGCTGCCCTTCGAGGGGAAGCTGGCGGACGTGCTGCGCAAGGTCGCCCTGGGCGACTTCCCGCGCCCGAGAGACCTCAACCCCGACCTCCCTCCCGCGCTGGAGCGCATCCTCCTCACGGCCCTGGCGGTGGAGCGCGAGCAGCGCTACCCCACCGCCGAGGCCTTCGCCGAGGCCCTCAACCGCCACCTGCGCACGGCCGCACCGGACGTCTCCCCCCGGGCCCGGGCCCACTTCATGGGCTACCTCTTCGAAGCGGAGCTCGTGGAGGACGGCCGCCCGGTGCTCCTGCCCCGCGAGTTCCTGGCACAGCTGACCCGGTGGACGCAGGGCCCGTCCGAGCGCCGCATCCCCCGCGAGCCCGGCCACCTCCGCGAGGCAACGCCGCTGCCCGCCCCGTCCCCGCTCATCTCGGTCCGGCGCGAGCGCACCACGCAGCCCATCCCGGTGGTGGCTCCCTCCTCCGAGTCCTCCGCCCAGGAGGCGCGGGAGGACACCGGCCCCACCACCCAGCCCATTCCCCTGCCGCCCGCTCCCGGCGAGCCGCCGGTGACGGCGAAGGAGGAGCCGCGGGCGTCCGTCCCGCCCTGGGGCATCGGCCTGCCGCGCAAGGTGGTGGTGGGCGCCCCGGTGGCGGTGGTCCTCCTCGCGCTGGTGGCCATGGTGGCCATGGGCAACGCCGGCACCTTCTCCGTGGAGCTGAGCTCCACGCCGCCGGGCGCCACCATCCGGGTGGATGGCCGTCCCCTGCCCTCGCGCACTCCCGCGCTCATCACCCACCTGCCCGCGGACGCCGAGCACCTGCTGGAGGTGCACGTGACGGGCATGGTGCCGTGGAGCCAGACGGTGCGCGCCGAGCGGGGCACCACCCTGGCCGTCCATGCCCGGCTCCGCCCGAGGCTGGGCCCCGGCGCCTCGCCTTCGGGCGCGCTCGCGTCGAAGCCCCTCCGGGCCCCGCCTCCGCAAGAGGCCACCATGCCCGCCGGGCGCCTCACCCTGTCCGCCGTGGGCCATGCCTTCCGCGTCCCCTTCCTGTCCGCGGCGGAGGTGAAGCTGGACCCGACGCTGACCTACGCCGTGCGCGTGGAGGGCCGCCTGTCCACGGGGGGCCCCGCGACGGTGGAGCAGGCCGGCTACTTCCTGGAGGGCACCGACCGGCTCCCCGCGCACGAGTCCTTCGGCCTGGTGGGGCCCGAGGAGCGGCTCGTCCGCAACGCCTCGCTCCTCTATGTCTTCCTGCTGGATGCTCGGAAGGAGGACAACCACGGCTCCCTCCAGGTGCGGGTGCGCGAGCGCAACAGCGGCGCCGTCACCAGCGTGCGGCTGGACGCGCGCGCGCACGCCGTGAAGCTGTCCCGCGCGGACCGCTTCGTGCTTCGCCAGCTGGACCCGGACACCACCTATGAAGTGGTGGTGCGCGACAGCCCCGAGCCCGCCCGCACACGGGGCTTCGACGGAGGGCCGGTGGGGCGGGTGCTCGGCCTGTACGGCAGGGGCGACGGCCCTGAGTCCTCCTCGGGGGTGCTGGAGCTGCTGGAGGTGGGGCAGCCCGTGCGCCTGCGGGGGGCCTCCTGGCTGCAGCTCGCCTTCCCGGATGACCACCTGTCCGACAACACGGGCACCCTGCTCCTGGAAGTCTCCCCCGTGCTACCGCCTGGCGGCCCGCCTCCTGCCCGGGCTCCGGAGCGGCTGTTCGACGCGCCCGCGCACTAG